Proteins from a single region of Flavobacterium sp. YJ01:
- a CDS encoding LysM peptidoglycan-binding domain-containing protein, whose amino-acid sequence MSLQDKYKELTNLASELGATNLEVREQDNVLYIDGIVKSAEDKEKLWNSYGAIDPDYRSADVVMNIKVAESASKEYTVKSGDSLSKIGKEFGVSWQTIFEANKDVISNPDLIQPGWKLKIPTVL is encoded by the coding sequence ATGAGTTTACAAGATAAATATAAAGAATTGACAAATTTGGCTTCTGAATTGGGAGCAACAAATTTGGAAGTAAGAGAGCAAGATAATGTATTGTATATCGACGGAATAGTAAAATCGGCAGAAGATAAAGAGAAGCTTTGGAATTCTTATGGTGCGATTGATCCCGATTACAGATCTGCAGATGTTGTAATGAATATTAAAGTTGCTGAAAGTGCTTCAAAAGAATATACAGTTAAGAGTGGTGATTCACTTTCGAAAATAGGAAAAGAGTTTGGCGTTTCTTGGCAAACAATCTTCGAAGCTAATAAAGATGTTATTTCAAACCCTGATTTAATTCAGCCAGGCTGGAAATTAAAAATACCAACAGTATTGTAA
- a CDS encoding rod shape-determining protein, with translation MINIRKFAAIDIGSNAMRLLISNVVEQEGKEPQFNKSSLVRVPIRLGQDAFTVGEISPENIDRMVDAMKAFNLLMKVHKVERYMAFATSAMREAYNAKEVVALIKKKADIKIEIIDGKKEAAIIASTDLHHLIKSDETYLFVDVGGGSTEFTLFSSGKMITSRSFKAGTVRLLNNMVHDVVWDEIEKWIKTNTADYEEVTLIGSGGNINKLFKMSGKQQEKPLSYIYINSQYAFLNSLTYEQRIAELGLNSDRADVIIHATRIYLNAMKWSGARQIYVPKIGLSDGIVKAMYYGKI, from the coding sequence ATGATTAATATTAGGAAGTTTGCAGCAATAGATATCGGTTCAAATGCCATGAGGCTACTGATTTCCAATGTTGTAGAACAAGAAGGGAAAGAACCGCAGTTTAATAAAAGTTCCCTTGTTCGTGTGCCAATTCGTTTAGGGCAGGACGCTTTTACAGTTGGAGAAATTTCACCAGAAAATATAGATCGAATGGTTGATGCCATGAAGGCATTCAATCTTTTGATGAAAGTACATAAAGTAGAGCGTTATATGGCATTTGCAACTTCTGCAATGCGCGAAGCGTATAATGCAAAAGAAGTTGTTGCTTTAATTAAGAAAAAAGCCGACATTAAAATCGAAATTATTGATGGTAAAAAAGAAGCGGCAATTATCGCTTCTACAGATTTGCACCATTTAATTAAGTCTGATGAAACCTATCTTTTTGTAGATGTTGGAGGTGGAAGTACAGAATTTACGCTTTTCTCTTCTGGAAAAATGATTACTTCGAGATCTTTCAAAGCGGGAACTGTACGTTTATTAAACAATATGGTTCACGATGTGGTTTGGGATGAAATTGAAAAATGGATTAAAACAAACACTGCAGATTACGAAGAGGTTACTTTAATCGGATCTGGTGGAAACATTAATAAATTGTTTAAAATGTCTGGAAAACAGCAAGAAAAACCGCTTTCATACATTTATATCAATTCACAATATGCATTTTTAAATTCATTGACTTACGAGCAAAGAATTGCCGAATTAGGTTTAAACTCTGACCGTGCCGACGTAATCATCCATGCAACACGTATTTATCTAAATGCAATGAAATGGAGTGGAGCACGTCAGATTTATGTTCCAAAAATCGGACTTTCTGATGGTATCGTAAAAGCGATGTATTACGGTAAAATTTAA
- a CDS encoding histidine phosphatase family protein, which translates to MKNLILIRHAKSSWEAPLKDFDRPLMKRGILDAHDVSLHISKYLPKTYIIWSSTAARASETALIFAQNISYPIESIVFKDDLYTFDEKQLEKVIKSCDNSLESVILFGHNEAITNFVNKFGDVFIDNVPTSGFVSLQFDAESWDTINKGKTHKTIFPKDLKS; encoded by the coding sequence ATGAAAAATCTCATTTTAATACGCCATGCTAAATCAAGTTGGGAGGCACCCTTGAAAGATTTCGATCGCCCTTTAATGAAAAGAGGAATTTTAGATGCGCATGACGTTTCATTACATATTTCAAAGTATCTTCCAAAAACGTATATAATTTGGAGCAGTACCGCTGCAAGAGCTTCAGAAACTGCTTTAATCTTTGCTCAAAATATTTCTTACCCAATAGAAAGTATCGTTTTTAAAGACGATTTGTATACTTTTGATGAGAAACAGCTCGAAAAAGTTATCAAATCGTGTGATAATAGTTTAGAAAGCGTTATTCTTTTCGGACATAACGAGGCTATTACAAATTTTGTTAATAAATTTGGAGATGTTTTTATTGATAATGTTCCAACTTCGGGCTTTGTATCCTTACAATTTGATGCTGAAAGCTGGGATACGATAAATAAAGGCAAAACACATAAAACTATTTTCCCCAAAGATTTAAAATCATAA
- a CDS encoding type II toxin-antitoxin system ParD family antitoxin, giving the protein MGRNTSISLGNHFENFIENSLSDGRYKNASEVVRAGLRLLEEEESKLIVLKKAIQDGINSGRAENFDPNEHLKSLKAKRKNG; this is encoded by the coding sequence ATGGGAAGAAATACTTCTATATCGCTTGGAAATCATTTTGAAAACTTCATAGAAAACAGTCTTTCGGACGGAAGATATAAGAATGCCAGTGAAGTTGTTAGGGCAGGATTGCGACTTTTGGAAGAAGAAGAAAGCAAATTAATTGTTTTGAAAAAGGCAATTCAAGATGGAATTAATAGTGGACGTGCCGAAAATTTTGATCCAAATGAACATCTTAAAAGCTTAAAAGCAAAGAGAAAAAATGGCTAA
- a CDS encoding cation:dicarboxylase symporter family transporter, with product MNISTPNPSSKTKKSLFRIVITNLTFWVLIAIIAGVLLGHFSPENGMKMEILGKRFVDLIKLFIGPIIFLTIVLGISGMGNLKKVGRIGVKALAYFEVVSTVALAIGVAVAYFFQPGKIDKSGLTLGDASQYTNGSAKDFSWLQFFFSNFTLQVLLAAIICGIALNFYSKREQTILVLERISKVVFFGLKYVMYLAPIGAFGGMAYTIGKFGLATLIPLGKLMLCVYLTMVLFVFLILGSILKYYKISILSILKYIKEELLLVLGTSSSEAALPSIMVKLERMGCSKSVVGLVIPTGYSFNLDGTSIYLSMSVIFLAQLYDVHLSFFEILTVIGILMITSKGAAGVTGSGFIVLASTLTALHKIPVEGLAFLLGVDKFMSEARAITNLIGNTVATIIISKTERDFTELNLDPVSE from the coding sequence ATGAATATTTCGACTCCAAATCCTTCTTCAAAAACTAAAAAAAGTCTTTTTCGTATTGTAATTACCAATCTTACTTTTTGGGTATTAATTGCAATTATTGCAGGTGTTTTACTCGGACATTTTTCTCCAGAAAATGGTATGAAAATGGAAATTTTAGGTAAAAGATTTGTCGACTTAATCAAACTTTTTATTGGTCCAATTATTTTTCTGACAATTGTTTTGGGAATTTCTGGAATGGGGAATTTAAAAAAAGTTGGAAGAATTGGCGTAAAAGCATTAGCCTATTTTGAGGTAGTTTCTACCGTTGCTTTGGCAATTGGAGTAGCAGTAGCTTATTTTTTTCAGCCTGGGAAAATAGATAAATCTGGATTAACTTTAGGAGATGCTAGCCAATATACAAACGGAAGCGCAAAAGATTTTTCATGGCTTCAGTTTTTCTTTTCCAATTTTACACTTCAAGTTTTATTAGCCGCAATTATCTGCGGAATTGCATTGAATTTTTATTCGAAAAGAGAACAGACAATTTTGGTTTTAGAACGAATTTCTAAAGTGGTTTTCTTCGGTTTAAAGTACGTAATGTATCTCGCTCCAATTGGCGCTTTTGGCGGAATGGCATATACTATTGGTAAATTTGGTTTGGCAACTTTAATTCCGTTAGGAAAATTAATGCTTTGCGTGTATTTAACAATGGTTTTATTTGTATTTCTGATTTTAGGAAGTATTCTGAAATATTATAAAATCAGTATTCTTTCTATTTTAAAATACATTAAAGAAGAACTTTTATTGGTTTTAGGGACTTCCTCTTCTGAAGCAGCTTTGCCTAGTATTATGGTAAAGTTAGAAAGAATGGGCTGCAGTAAATCGGTTGTGGGACTCGTGATTCCCACGGGTTATTCTTTTAATCTTGATGGAACTTCGATTTATTTATCGATGTCGGTGATTTTTTTGGCGCAATTATATGATGTTCATTTGAGTTTCTTCGAAATTCTTACGGTAATCGGAATTTTAATGATTACTTCGAAAGGAGCAGCGGGCGTTACCGGAAGCGGGTTTATAGTTTTGGCATCTACTTTAACGGCATTGCATAAAATTCCGGTAGAAGGTTTGGCTTTTTTGCTGGGAGTTGATAAATTTATGAGCGAAGCCAGAGCGATTACAAACTTGATTGGAAATACAGTTGCAACGATAATTATTTCTAAAACAGAAAGGGATTTTACTGAACTGAATCTTGATCCTGTTTCAGAGTAA
- a CDS encoding NAD(P)H-dependent oxidoreductase, which translates to MKKILIINGHPNPESFNFGIVESYENGALASNAQVETIVIANLKFNPNLQFGYQKRTELEPDLLDAWEKIQNAEHLVWIHPVWWGGLPAITKGFIDRLFLPGMAFQYRQNSVWWDKLLKGKTAHIITTLDQPSWYYRLFFGRPSVNQLKKSTLEFCGVKPVKVSYIGIVKGSNEELRKKWLEKVYHFGLQNK; encoded by the coding sequence ATGAAAAAAATACTGATTATAAACGGGCATCCAAATCCCGAAAGTTTTAATTTCGGAATTGTAGAATCGTATGAAAATGGCGCTTTAGCTTCTAATGCTCAAGTAGAAACTATCGTAATTGCCAATCTAAAATTCAATCCAAATCTTCAATTCGGTTATCAAAAACGAACAGAACTAGAACCAGATCTTCTAGATGCTTGGGAGAAAATACAAAATGCGGAACATTTAGTTTGGATTCATCCTGTTTGGTGGGGCGGACTTCCAGCAATTACAAAAGGTTTTATAGATCGATTATTTTTGCCTGGAATGGCGTTTCAATACCGTCAAAACTCGGTTTGGTGGGATAAATTATTAAAAGGCAAAACGGCACATATTATTACTACTTTAGATCAGCCGAGTTGGTATTACAGATTGTTTTTTGGAAGACCAAGCGTTAATCAATTGAAGAAATCAACTTTAGAATTCTGTGGTGTAAAACCTGTAAAAGTTAGTTATATCGGAATTGTTAAAGGTTCGAATGAAGAACTAAGAAAAAAATGGCTTGAAAAAGTCTACCACTTTGGACTTCAAAACAAATAA
- the dnaX gene encoding DNA polymerase III subunit gamma/tau yields MEQFVVSARKYRPQTFKDVVGQKAITNTLLNAIETNHLASALLFTGPRGVGKTTCARILARKINQPGYDDPTEDFAFNVFELDAASNNSVDDIRSLIDQVRIPPQTGQYKVYIIDEVHMLSSAAFNAFLKTLEEPPKHAIFILATTEKHKILPTILSRCQIFDFKRITVKDTKEHLADVAESQGIVFEDDALHIIAQKADGAMRDALSIFDRVVSYCGTNLTRQAVTENLNVLDYETYISITDLLLENEIPNLLLAYNDILAKGFDGHHFIAGLASHFRDLLVSKTPSTIALLEVGEQAQQMYAVQSQKCSQEFLLKGIDIANDCDLKYKLSQNQRLLVELCLMQLASINFDGEKKKLSNS; encoded by the coding sequence ATGGAACAATTTGTAGTATCGGCACGTAAATATCGCCCGCAGACGTTTAAGGATGTTGTGGGGCAAAAAGCCATTACCAACACTTTGTTGAATGCTATTGAAACCAATCACTTGGCTTCTGCTCTTTTATTTACAGGACCACGTGGAGTTGGTAAAACGACTTGTGCGCGTATCTTGGCTCGAAAAATTAACCAGCCTGGATATGATGATCCAACTGAAGATTTTGCTTTTAACGTTTTTGAGTTAGATGCTGCTTCAAATAACTCCGTTGACGATATTCGTAGCTTGATTGATCAAGTTAGAATCCCGCCGCAAACTGGTCAATATAAAGTTTATATTATTGACGAGGTCCACATGTTGTCTTCGGCTGCTTTTAATGCTTTTCTTAAAACATTAGAAGAACCGCCAAAACACGCTATTTTCATTTTAGCAACAACAGAAAAACACAAAATTCTACCAACGATTTTATCCCGTTGCCAGATATTCGATTTCAAAAGAATTACCGTAAAAGATACTAAAGAACATTTAGCCGATGTTGCTGAAAGTCAAGGAATCGTTTTTGAGGATGATGCTCTGCACATTATTGCTCAAAAAGCGGATGGTGCAATGCGTGATGCTTTGTCTATTTTTGACCGTGTAGTTTCGTATTGCGGAACAAATTTAACACGTCAAGCCGTAACCGAAAATCTAAACGTTTTAGATTACGAAACTTATATTTCGATTACCGACTTGCTTTTAGAAAATGAAATTCCGAATCTTTTGTTAGCTTACAATGATATTCTTGCAAAAGGCTTTGACGGACATCATTTTATTGCAGGTTTAGCTTCTCACTTTAGAGATTTGTTGGTAAGCAAAACGCCTTCTACGATTGCTTTATTAGAAGTTGGAGAACAAGCGCAACAAATGTATGCCGTTCAATCTCAAAAATGTTCTCAGGAATTTTTATTAAAAGGAATTGACATCGCAAACGACTGTGATTTAAAATACAAATTAAGTCAAAATCAACGTCTTTTAGTTGAATTATGTTTGATGCAATTAGCCTCTATCAACTTTGATGGAGAAAAAAAAAAGCTGAGCAATTCATAA
- a CDS encoding response regulator transcription factor, which produces MKKLLLAEDDFDFAAILKQYLELHQFEVTWAENGEIALNYFENQTFDICIFDVMMPKLDGFSLAEKIITINPEVPFIFLTARKLKEDKLIGLKLGADDYIAKPFEVDELVLRLQNILKRIEQKRTLEGNNIIEIGSYIFDNERLTLNNKNHVQQLTEREASLIEYLYLNHNQLLKRDQILMSVWKKDDYFTGRSMDVFISRLRKYFNSDPKIKIESVRNIGLEFKIEKP; this is translated from the coding sequence TTGAAAAAATTACTTTTAGCCGAAGACGATTTTGATTTTGCTGCCATTTTAAAACAATATTTAGAACTGCATCAATTTGAGGTTACTTGGGCAGAAAATGGCGAAATCGCTTTAAACTATTTTGAAAACCAAACTTTTGATATTTGCATTTTTGATGTAATGATGCCAAAATTGGACGGATTTTCTTTGGCAGAAAAAATCATCACAATCAATCCAGAAGTTCCTTTTATTTTTCTAACTGCAAGAAAGTTAAAAGAAGATAAATTAATTGGATTAAAATTAGGTGCAGACGATTACATTGCTAAACCTTTTGAAGTTGACGAACTTGTTCTTAGATTACAAAATATTCTAAAAAGAATTGAGCAAAAAAGAACTTTAGAAGGAAATAATATAATCGAAATTGGTTCGTATATTTTTGATAATGAACGTCTGACTCTAAATAACAAAAACCACGTTCAGCAGCTTACAGAAAGAGAAGCGTCTCTTATTGAGTATTTATATCTAAATCATAATCAGTTATTAAAAAGAGATCAGATTTTGATGTCTGTCTGGAAAAAAGATGATTATTTTACAGGAAGAAGTATGGATGTTTTTATCAGCAGACTTAGAAAATACTTTAATTCTGATCCTAAAATCAAGATTGAAAGTGTTCGAAATATTGGCTTAGAATTTAAAATAGAAAAACCTTGA
- a CDS encoding BON domain-containing protein: protein MKMKSILLGMALAVSLIACAPKDADIEKAISEKLNDAPEIQVTVHDGIATITGTCEDEIFKKNIEKSVRSVKGVKSVVNTCELARANQEPAAAAVVINPDTELDKSIHKVVDAYDGVSATVVGGVVTLSGEIKRDKLQPLMQSIQELHPKKVDNKLIIK from the coding sequence ATGAAAATGAAGTCAATTTTATTAGGAATGGCACTTGCTGTTTCTTTAATCGCCTGCGCTCCCAAAGATGCAGACATAGAAAAAGCAATTAGCGAAAAATTAAACGATGCTCCTGAAATTCAGGTCACTGTACATGATGGTATTGCTACAATTACAGGAACTTGTGAAGACGAAATTTTTAAGAAAAATATTGAAAAAAGTGTTCGATCTGTAAAAGGTGTTAAATCTGTTGTAAACACTTGCGAACTTGCCAGAGCCAATCAAGAACCTGCGGCTGCAGCTGTTGTTATTAATCCAGATACAGAATTAGATAAATCGATACACAAAGTTGTAGATGCTTATGATGGTGTTAGCGCGACTGTTGTTGGAGGTGTAGTGACACTTTCGGGTGAAATTAAAAGAGATAAACTGCAACCTTTAATGCAAAGTATTCAGGAATTGCATCCTAAAAAAGTCGACAATAAATTGATTATTAAATAA
- a CDS encoding Crp/Fnr family transcriptional regulator, whose amino-acid sequence MKSIFQSIQDFSADELNLLDDLITFRTLKKGELLLTENQVCNEIVFIKKGILRSFFINHKGDEITNCFAFENEFMASFASFITEEKAEENIQALTDTELQILDRKALEKLYKSGFNWQETGRKLTELEFVNLHKRMVSFQKLSGAERYEELYQNHQKYIQLIPLQYLASYLGITPRHLSRIRKAVC is encoded by the coding sequence ATGAAATCAATTTTTCAGTCCATTCAAGATTTTTCTGCTGACGAATTAAATCTTTTAGATGATTTAATTACGTTTCGAACTTTGAAAAAAGGAGAATTGTTATTGACTGAAAATCAAGTTTGCAATGAAATTGTGTTTATAAAAAAAGGAATTCTCCGTTCCTTTTTTATCAATCATAAAGGTGACGAAATCACCAATTGTTTTGCCTTTGAAAATGAATTTATGGCATCTTTTGCCAGTTTCATTACAGAAGAAAAAGCAGAAGAAAATATCCAAGCTTTAACCGATACAGAATTACAGATTCTGGATCGGAAAGCTTTAGAAAAACTTTATAAATCCGGTTTTAACTGGCAAGAAACGGGGAGGAAATTAACCGAATTAGAATTTGTAAACCTGCACAAAAGAATGGTTTCTTTTCAGAAATTATCTGGTGCAGAACGTTACGAAGAATTGTATCAGAACCATCAAAAATACATACAGTTAATACCGTTGCAATATTTAGCTTCATATCTAGGAATTACACCAAGACATTTAAGCCGAATTAGAAAAGCGGTTTGCTAA
- the ppk1 gene encoding polyphosphate kinase 1, which translates to MYEQKYIDREKSWLAFNARVLQEAADNTVPLLDRLRFVGIFSNNLDEFFRVRYAAIRRLSLSGISGEKYLGGISAHQLIKDITDIVIQQQSESLRILGNIETELEAENIFIINEKQITPKQECFLKDFYNQKLSPELVTIILNDLAVFPILKDTLGYLAVRLELKNDEVRYALIEIPKNINRFVVLPSDDEKQYVILIDDVIRFKLKNIFNIFDYKSVSAHMIKITRDAQLDIDSDLSKSMLEKIATSVKDRRIGEPVRFIYDSLIEDDTLHFFLDKMKIVETDSIIPGGRYHNRRDYMSFPNLGRYDLLYKPNEPLPVPGLSLEGSILEKISKKDYLVHAPYQSFSYLTKFLREAALDPKVTSIKITLYRLAKNSQVISSLINAAKNGKKVVVQIELQARFDEASNISYAEQMQTEGIELIFGIKGLKVHSKICVIERMEEGKNRRYGFISTGNFNESTAKIYTDVTLLTCHQGILKDTSKIFEFFDINYRVHRYKHLIVSPHYTRTKFIKLIDREILHALAGRKTHIKLKMNSLSDFKMIDKLYEASNAGVKIQLQVRGICSLIPGIPGMSENIEAISIVDNYLEHSRVYIFGNAGLTEVYISSADFMTRNLDGRVEVTCPIYDLEIKKELIDNFNIAWKGNVKVRYHSYKLDNKYKPKNHHAPFRAQFETYKYYQNKVAMLEEVPQKIN; encoded by the coding sequence GTGTACGAACAGAAATATATCGATAGAGAAAAAAGCTGGTTAGCGTTTAATGCAAGAGTACTTCAGGAAGCCGCAGATAATACGGTTCCGCTTTTAGACAGATTGCGTTTTGTTGGAATTTTTTCAAACAATTTAGACGAATTTTTTAGGGTTCGATATGCCGCCATTAGAAGATTAAGTTTATCTGGTATTTCTGGAGAAAAATATTTAGGCGGAATTTCTGCTCATCAATTAATTAAAGATATTACAGATATTGTAATTCAACAGCAATCTGAAAGTTTGCGTATTCTAGGAAATATCGAAACAGAACTAGAAGCCGAAAATATCTTTATAATAAACGAAAAACAGATTACGCCAAAGCAAGAATGTTTCTTGAAAGATTTTTATAATCAAAAGTTGAGCCCAGAATTGGTAACTATCATTTTGAATGATTTGGCGGTTTTTCCGATTCTAAAAGACACTTTAGGTTATTTGGCAGTTCGTTTAGAATTAAAAAATGACGAAGTTCGTTACGCTTTAATCGAAATTCCTAAAAATATAAACCGATTTGTTGTTCTTCCTTCTGATGATGAAAAACAATATGTAATTTTAATTGATGATGTAATTCGTTTTAAACTAAAAAACATCTTTAATATATTTGATTATAAGAGTGTATCTGCGCACATGATCAAAATTACACGAGATGCGCAATTGGATATCGATAGTGATTTGAGTAAAAGTATGCTTGAAAAAATCGCTACATCTGTTAAAGATCGCCGAATTGGTGAACCTGTTCGTTTTATCTACGATAGTTTAATTGAAGATGATACATTGCATTTCTTTTTAGATAAAATGAAAATCGTAGAAACAGATAGTATAATTCCGGGCGGTAGATATCACAACCGCCGTGATTATATGAGTTTCCCAAATTTAGGTCGTTACGATTTATTGTATAAACCAAATGAGCCTTTGCCAGTTCCAGGTTTGAGTTTGGAGGGAAGCATTTTAGAAAAAATAAGCAAAAAAGACTATTTAGTACACGCTCCTTATCAGTCTTTTTCTTATCTAACCAAGTTTTTGCGCGAAGCGGCTTTAGATCCAAAAGTTACAAGTATCAAAATTACATTGTATCGTTTAGCAAAGAATTCGCAAGTAATCAGCTCGTTGATCAATGCCGCTAAAAACGGTAAAAAAGTTGTCGTTCAAATCGAACTTCAGGCTCGCTTTGATGAAGCTTCGAATATTTCGTATGCTGAACAAATGCAGACAGAAGGAATCGAACTTATTTTTGGAATTAAAGGTCTTAAAGTGCACAGTAAAATTTGTGTTATTGAAAGAATGGAAGAAGGTAAAAATCGCCGTTACGGATTTATTTCTACTGGAAACTTTAACGAATCAACGGCAAAAATTTATACCGATGTAACGCTGCTAACTTGTCATCAAGGAATTTTAAAAGACACTTCAAAAATATTTGAATTTTTTGATATCAATTATCGAGTGCACAGATATAAGCATTTAATTGTATCGCCTCATTATACAAGAACCAAATTCATTAAACTGATTGATCGTGAAATTCTTCATGCCTTAGCGGGAAGAAAAACGCATATAAAGCTTAAAATGAATAGTTTGTCTGATTTTAAAATGATCGATAAATTATACGAAGCAAGCAATGCCGGAGTTAAAATTCAGCTTCAAGTTAGAGGAATTTGCTCTTTAATTCCAGGAATTCCAGGAATGAGCGAAAATATCGAAGCTATAAGTATTGTTGATAATTATTTAGAGCATTCTAGAGTTTATATATTTGGAAATGCTGGTTTAACAGAAGTTTACATTTCGTCTGCCGATTTTATGACCAGAAATCTTGACGGAAGAGTTGAGGTAACTTGCCCGATTTATGATCTTGAAATTAAAAAAGAATTAATAGATAACTTCAATATTGCTTGGAAAGGAAATGTAAAAGTCAGATATCATTCTTATAAATTGGATAATAAATATAAGCCGAAAAATCATCATGCCCCATTTAGAGCACAATTTGAAACCTATAAGTATTACCAAAATAAAGTGGCAATGCTAGAAGAGGTTCCTCAAAAAATAAATTAA
- a CDS encoding DNA polymerase III subunit gamma/tau, which yields MEASGKTYVKPTTVLLTEEFNETDMRLHWNKYAERLGQKGLKIMESILLISDPVLNGTTITYELPNEGSKLDFEAQINGLLGYLKGHLHNHDITIEVIVNEEIKAVRAFNDQDRYNRFLEINPSIELLRTTFGLDINL from the coding sequence ATGGAAGCCAGCGGCAAAACATACGTTAAACCTACGACTGTTTTACTAACAGAAGAATTTAACGAAACCGACATGCGTCTTCATTGGAACAAATATGCGGAACGTTTAGGCCAAAAAGGACTTAAGATTATGGAATCGATTCTATTGATTAGTGATCCAGTTTTGAATGGCACAACAATTACTTACGAATTGCCAAATGAAGGTTCCAAATTGGATTTTGAAGCTCAGATAAATGGTTTACTAGGATATTTAAAAGGTCACTTACACAATCATGACATTACAATTGAAGTAATTGTAAACGAAGAGATTAAAGCAGTAAGAGCCTTTAATGACCAAGATCGATACAATCGTTTCTTAGAAATCAATCCAAGCATTGAACTTTTACGTACTACATTTGGACTGGATATAAATCTTTAA
- a CDS encoding type II toxin-antitoxin system RelE/ParE family toxin gives MAKYYLTNKAVEDLADIWNYTFEEWSEKQADKYYLLLLDSCQEVAENPNLGKKYDNVTEKLLGYKSNEHILFYRIISKQEIEIIRVLHGRMDLKTKF, from the coding sequence ATGGCTAAATATTATTTGACAAATAAAGCTGTTGAAGATTTAGCTGATATTTGGAATTATACTTTTGAGGAATGGTCAGAAAAACAGGCTGATAAATATTATCTTCTACTTTTAGATTCTTGTCAGGAAGTTGCTGAGAATCCTAATCTTGGAAAGAAATACGATAATGTTACAGAAAAATTATTAGGTTATAAATCTAATGAACACATTTTATTTTATCGGATTATTTCAAAACAAGAAATTGAAATTATTAGGGTTCTTCACGGGAGAATGGATTTGAAAACTAAATTTTAA